In Hemibagrus wyckioides isolate EC202008001 linkage group LG16, SWU_Hwy_1.0, whole genome shotgun sequence, the sequence TTcccatgatgtcaaaatgtgaacagcatgatgaagaggactgtttaaataccaattctaactgaaccagaaaatttattggtcgattcatggatcaaacaccagttgtgaattttgccgttaagcaccttgttagagaacagcaagttatgcaaaaaagtactgaaacactgaacagttggacatgtgcattcaaaagtgtagagaaggtcaaattaagttcacctgcaaaggttatagtgcattttaggtgcatcctgaaatttcacctgaaagccgaatatccttaactttttgtgagtagtgtatatcaATATTTTGAATGAACAAAAAGTTTCAACAAGCTGGTAAGACAGTTCACTGTACACTCATCAGCAGTCATCTTTTCAGCACATTTTGCTTCTTGCCCCTAAACTCTGATGTAACttccacatacaaacacaacccATAGTGTAACTCCACCCCCCAACACTGACCAATGGGTATTTGTGTAATACATCATTATATGCTGTAATATGCACTTAGTATTTTAATTTGAAATTTGTCCTGATCCATACGAACACACAAAATTGTAAATACATCTTGGAATTTCTTTTGAAAATTTTCCCCAAAATACTTCTATCCGGTTTAGAAATCAAGTCGTTTTAAAACTTTTTGAATTGTAGTGTAAAGAAGTGATGTTTACTCCCCTACTATATGTACTTATTCAGCAGTTTATTTAGTGCTGGGTCTATGTTGTCTGTGCTCAGGTGATATTTAGGTAAAGGTTTAACTTTACTTTCCCCAACATATTTTTGACTAATGAAGCcttttacaaatgcattttgcaATATAACTTCTGTCTTGCCACTTGCTTGGTTTTTAATTAGGTGGACATGTAAAACTGATCAAACTGACCAGCAAACCTGCAGTGATGTTTTCTCTCTACAACCAACACAATTAAATCCAACAGGATTACAAGTGAACAGCAATTTGATCCCCATGCATCCATGAGAGCAAATGTCATGGCAAAAATAAGTCAAAGACAGACCAAAATccatttttgttgtttattgaaCTATACAAAACACATTGATGAGCCAGAGAGGATCCTGgaaagaaaagggggaaaaCTTGGTTGGTACAACTGGATAACAATTTGACGATTCTTATacagaaatgtgttatttaCTAAAACACATGAATCTTCAAAAATCACCTTTTTATGCATCCTTCTCAGGTGCTCCCTCATCAGTGCCCTTGGTGTTGCGTGTGTAGATCACCTGAGCCCTGTGTTTTGACACAAGCTTGATCATACCTAAAGACAGACAGGGGGAAGGAAAAAAGGTTATTTTCAAACTGACATTGACCAAATCTTCATGCTGGTGTGTTGTACTGCTATAAAGAATTCAACAAGTTGCATTTAAGAAAATGTTACAATATAAAAGTTGTTCAAGAATTTAAAATCACTTTCATTTTCTAAAACTTCAAACAAAGACATCCCTTTATGTCAAAGACAGTTATGACTTCTTAAACCTTGTTAACTCCTGGATTAAATCAGGAACATTtggtcaaataaaaataaataaataaaaaagggcACAATACCGACTTAGTTGCTAAACTGCGGCTCCATTTTGTTTGGatatttatttcagttgttATAACACCAGGACACACCAAGAGAACTACCTATAAATTTCTTGTGGGTTGTTTGGATTCTTTTGCATTAAAGATGATGTCTAGTTATGTTTCTGTGCATACTAGCCATGGATACTTGGTAGAAGTGgtgaaaagaggaaaagaaaaattaagtGAATCCTGCTCTATCCATTCGTTAATTTTTATCCATATCTGAAGAGAGTCTTCAGTTTGGAAGCTTGTAAAGGACTTTGTATTAATCCAGTTGGagaataatttaatttactttaaagGAGCTACATGTCTAAATATTTATACAGCATGAATGTGTTTAAGTAACAGCTTGTACTCAGTTTAACTGTTAATCTGTGCCTTTTGTTCCTAAATTTGTGATTTCCTTTATCAGGATCATGCAGCACTGTTCTAAGCAATAATTtaacacaatctctcacacactgcatcccCTACTACCTTTGCCGAGCAGTTCGAGGAGGGCTGCCCTGGCCAGGGAGCCTCTGATCTTCAGCCTCTCAGACACCACAGCAGGAGTGATGAGCTTGTAGTTAGGGACTTCTTTGTAAAGCTTGTCATAAGTCGCCTTGTCGAAGAGGACCAGGTTGTTGAGCTTGTCCCTCACCTTTCCTTTGGACCACTTCTACTCCAGACAAGGAGAGGAGAGTTAACCACTGACAAACAGCTTTAAACAAACATGGATGTAGATACCAGAATAAGCCAGAGGCAAGGTAAAACAAGACAAGGTGTAGGAGACTTGGATAACTGAAAAGATGTTCAATGTGAGCATATAATAAGAGTCCTGTGTTTATGATTACAGAGAAGCATCATCTACAGAAGAATGAATTGAGACTTGGACTTGAAACTGACACCATGAAACTGAACTAAAAGAATGTTAGAAAAACACCAAGAAAGGTAAAATTACCTTCTTTTTTGCTTTGCCTCCAGATTTGTTGACTGGATCCTTGTCCTTTTTGGCCTTGGACGTATCCTTCTTCTGTTTGCTGTCCTTAGGTGGCTAAACACAGATGACATTCAATAAATTATTGAATAAAACTATGGGAATAAGGGTTACTTTTCCTAATGGGGTCTTCCTAACAGCAAATACACCTTAAGCCCACTCTGTCTGAAAAGTCTAACATGTAAAAAATATGGTgctaaacaccacacatcattaaggaaaatgtttttttttccggaTGTGCTTAGTATCCTTAGTTAAGGATAAGTACAGATAAAagaaatatcaaaaataaatattgtgtaaaataaatagcaATAATGCTATTTGTTTCCCTAACACACTATTACTGAGGCATCTAAACGGGTGTGTTAAAGCGTAAAACTCCATCATGTGTACAGTGTAAAGACAATGAAGGGCCAGGATTATATAAAACCAACCAAATAAACCAGTCACACACATGATCAAGCTTAGATCAGTCTTTAAATAGGTTTTCTACACGGGCGCGTGCTGGCTTGCTAGCTGACACACTGCGCTGATTCTCAGTCGGGCCGCGTGCACGTTCCGCGAACCCGctagctaacatgctaactGTATCACACCCGCACGAACTAGTCGATTAAAACGTTGAAATTGTGTTGAACGCCTTTTTTTCTTGCTCCTCGTGACTACTTTCATCCTTATCGATCACCCATCTTCAGCCATATGTTTTAACTTGATGgttatatacattatttctGTATCATTTAGTCTCAGGTACACACCATGATGAGGCTTTCGGCGAGCTGCGCGAGAAAAAGGAAGCTGAAAAAATTCCACGTCCGCTTTGTGCACGCGCTTCTTCGGCTTTTGGGCGAAGTTAGTCGTCATGGCGTTTAAACTCATTATCGCCACCTTCTGGATCAAGCCTCAGTACACTacaagttaataataataataataataataataatacaattttataatttaaataatacatcTATTTACGCAGACTGGGAAATGTCTGTTAAGAAATCTCTGTTGGAATATAATTTTGTTATATGTTCACAAATAATTTTCCTCCTTGTGAACCTGCCAGAAATTTGGATGCcattaaacataaacaaatcaCATGTTAATCCaacaatattcaaaatattgaaTTTTCCTCTCCTATCAACCAAGAACAAGAGTCTGACACTATCGtggacacagactcacccaaGATTGGAAAAAcatcagctgttttttttttatatattcaactctgtgtgtgtttgcagttcTGGAAGGAAATAATGGGTGGAGAATATTCCCTCCTTGACGTCCTCTTAAttggtgtaaaaaaataaataaataataataaaaaataaaaataagggtGGCACCGTGGTTAGTTAATTAGCacgttcacctcacacctccagcgtccagggtttgagtctcgctcccactcactgtgtgtgtggagtttgcatgttctccttgtgcttggtgggtttgcaccggtttcctcccacagtccaaagacatgcttctaggctgattggagtctctaaattgcccatagtgtgtgcgtgtgccctgcgatgggttggcactccatccagggtgtatcctgccttgatgcccgatgacccctgagataggcacaggttccccatgacccaagaatagattggataagcggtTAGTACACATCTAGCAACATCAGTAAAACGCTAAAGGATATAAGGAGCAAGTCCCCCATCTCACATACAATAATCTAGCAACAAACCAGTGAATTATATTTGAATGAATTGCCTGTATTAACATATTTCACTctacataatttatatt encodes:
- the rps25 gene encoding small ribosomal subunit protein eS25, producing the protein MPPKDSKQKKDTSKAKKDKDPVNKSGGKAKKKKWSKGKVRDKLNNLVLFDKATYDKLYKEVPNYKLITPAVVSERLKIRGSLARAALLELLGKGMIKLVSKHRAQVIYTRNTKGTDEGAPEKDA